One genomic segment of Mytilus galloprovincialis chromosome 5, xbMytGall1.hap1.1, whole genome shotgun sequence includes these proteins:
- the LOC143074039 gene encoding von Willebrand factor D and EGF domain-containing protein-like, whose product MFAADKRSKDYLTDLASDQVISDDYLDAGWYRPFSANGDEMPTSPPGQMHCGTINPIWLNGTLPTYDDGNVSRAACVQTDNDICEQFIDIEIRNCGGYFIYFLQKTPPNSSFCFGSGPVICPVGTSSETGFYPGCSSSYPTTRVSVAVQTELLEGSSLPIPGYDPTPSLLPVFRCKFDEEPNGTYIYDIYWYINEFKITSYINIPMKDINITLLKHTDWIDSYKMNMEVQCAIRMRYLANSVPGPLQYSAKFKAGIFPEKYEYTVIEGESITISFKSTVPVGCIASHKNLTAHCDQSFYVFQPKKNINVGSCSNNIAIKDIIFKAQFCGIKFGATDWQEEKKLEVYGFSDGLYNSGDRSTYIRLSTSAVSAFNEMWQNVQIPDIKVCL is encoded by the exons ATGTTTGCCGCAGACAAAAGATCAAAGGACTATCTCACCGACCTGGCAAGTGATCAAGTGATCAGTGATGACTATCTAGACGCTGGTTGGTACAGACCTTTTAGTGCAAATGGCGATGAAATGCCAACTTCTCCTCCTGGCCAAATGCATTGTGGAACGATAAATCCCATTTGGCTGAATG gaACTCTTCCTACATATGATGATGGTAACGTGAGCAGAGCTGCATGCGTTCAGACAGATAATGACATTTGTGAACAGTTCATTGACATAGAAATAAGGAACTGTGGAGGATACTTTATCTATTTTCTTCAGAAAACACCACCGAATTCATCTTTTTGCTTTG GAAGTGGTCCAGTTATCTGTCCCGTTGGTACATCATCAGAAACAGGTTTTTACCCTGGGTGTAGCT CATCCTACCCAACGACACGTGTGTCTGTTGCTGTACAGACAGAACTACTAGAAGGTTCCAGTTTACCAATCCCAGGATACGATCCTACACCAAGTTTATTACCAGTATTCAGATGCAAGTTTGATGAAGAGCCAAATGGAACTTATATATACGACATCTACTGGTATATCAACGAATTTAAAATTACGTCGTATATTAACATTCCAATGAAAGATATAAACATCACTTTGCTAAAACATACAGACTGGATAGATAGCTATAAAATGAATATGGAG GTTCAATGTGCTATTAGAATGAGATATTTAGCTAATTCAGTTCCTGGACCATTACAGTACAGTGCAAAGTTCAAGGCAGGAATATTT CCGGAGAAATATGAGTATACGGTAATTGAAGGTGAATCCATTACAATTTCTTTCAAGTCGACAGTTCCGGTTGGTTGCATTGCCTCGCATAAAAACCTCACGGCTCACTGTGATCAGAGTTTTTATGTGTTTCAACCTAAAAAGAATATAAACGTCGGATCATGTTCTaataacattgccataaaagatATCATATTCAAAGCACAATTTTGCGGTATCAAATTTGGAGCCACTGACTGGCAAGAAGAGAAAAAACTAGAAGTGTATGGTTTTAGTGATGGTCTGTATAATAGTGGAGATAGGTCAACATACATAAGGCTTTCCACTTCTGCTGTGTCAGCATTTAATGAAATGTGGCAAAATGTACAAATTCCGGACATTAAGGTttgtttatag
- the LOC143075826 gene encoding uncharacterized protein LOC143075826 gives MTNEQLFVDEPDFTNDDLILNLPNNPNSINNSTTFCTCEDQAGSTNSLDDFNILQCNLTESTEFCSSSQQSGNQINSYSTSCTISKRKRRSLDHSRLVRRSTTDTDDSDDVTESQPLVFDEDINSTDVISQTFRNGWTADIAYQTCQEALTTAIPSDVYSDFVEVDVENFIKSCVSDIEVTGDKSFLTDTINAMATNIMTEISRNESLFIVNTTDGSQTILEQITSKLCINNCSNNGICVSGQCECSDGYIGDDCSRVTSTPPVNISLPAGGLCTTTTRACKKTNIYGDFLSMEVWYKIRYFKVLDNSKLYESNWEIYKAQYRNMFMVTVDLDVSRKTRSASGNKMAEGYEITLSNDETNFGDEVTIIIYDDGCFSCNRSMTCVSLDVCESSIEKNENNKDSNKTTIALASSFGGIGVFVCLIALLFYLKHKKGDEKTKVGVYTDSNTDSDKKVGKDMLSNGIKTFKENSISDLDLYFEDGGEASIYIYEKQLPPQNHFINNI, from the exons ATGACGAATGAACAGTTGTTTGTTGATGAACCTGATTTTACCAACGATGACTTGATTCTTAACCTTCCAAACAATCCAAATAGCATAAATAATTCTACAACATTTTGTACATGTGAGGACCAGGCTGGTAGTACCAATTCACTCGATGATTTCAACATCCTACAATGTAACTTGACGGAAAGTACTGAGTTTTGCTCTAGTTCGCAACAGTCCGGAAATCAGATCAACTCTTATTCTACTTCCTGTACCATATCTAAACGTAAACGGCGTTCTCTAGATCACTCTAGGTTAGTTCGGCGAAGCACAACTGATACAGATGACAGTGATGATGTAACTGAGTCTCAACCTCTTGTTTTTGATGAAGACATCAACAGTACAGATGTG ATCTCTCAAACCTTTAGAAACGGATGGACTGCAGACATAGCTTATCAAACATGCCAAGAAGCTTTGACAACAGCAATTCCGTCTGATGTTTACAGTGATTTTGTTGAGGTGGATGTGGAAAATTTCATAAAGTCATGTGTGTCAGATATTGAG GTTACTGGAGACAAGTCTTTTTTAACAGATACTATCAATGCCATGGCAACGAATATCATGACGGAAATCTCTAGAAATGAATCACTTTTCATTGTGAACACAACTGATGGTTCACAGACAATTCTTGAGCAAATTACTAGCAAATTATGTATAAACAACTGTAGTAATAACGGCATCTGTGTTTCAG GTCAGTGTGAGTGTTCAGATGGATATATTGGTGATGACTGTTCAAGAGTCACGTCAACACCCCCTGTCAACATAAGTCTGCCAGCTGGAGGTTTATGTACTACAACTACACGTGCATGCAAAAAGACTAATATCTATGGCGATTTTTTGTCAATGGAAGTTTGGTATAAGATCCGATATTTTAAG GTATTGGATAACTCTAAATTGTACgaatcaaattgggaaatttacaAGGCTCAGTATAGAAATATGTTTATGGTAACCGTCGACCTAGATGTATCACGGAAAACTCGTTCAGCCTCTGGAAATAAAATGGCAGAAGGGTATGAGATTACACTATCGAACGACGAAACCAACTTTGGGGATGAAGTTACTATCATTATTTATGATGATGGATGTTTTTCATGCAATAGATCTATGACATGTGTTTCATTG GACGTCTGTGAATCATCAAtagagaaaaatgaaaataacaaag ATAGCAACAAGACCACTATAGCACTAGCTTCATCTTTTGGTGGGATTGGTGTGTTTGTGTGTTTGATAGCTTTATTATTCTACTTAAAGCACAAAAAAGGTGATGAAAA GACAAAAGTTGGTGTTTACACTGACAGCAACACCGACAGTGATAAGAAGGTGGGCAAAGATATGTTGTCAAATGGGATcaagacatttaaagaaaattctATCAGCGATCTCGATCTTTACTTTGAAGACGGCGGAGAAGCATCAATTTACATTTATGAGAAACAGCTACCACCACAAAATCATTTCATTaacaatatataa